TTTTCCAACAATGTTTCGCTATCATGGATATCATCAGGGTCGAATACAAAGACTGATTTTCCCTGATCTAAAGCCGCTCGGGCAGTATACAATTCTCCTTTTTTATTGTCTCCTATCTGCGCCATTATTACAACATCAGCAAGCGCAGCGATTATTCGATTGCGTGAAACCAATCGGCCGGCAACAGCATCAGCGTGAACATTAAATTCAGAGATTACGACGCCCGACTCGGTAATCAATTGCGCCAAGGAAATATTTTCCTCGGGATAAATATTGAGATGGCCGCAGCCGAGAACGGCAATAGTCTTACCGTTATTTTTAAGACAGCCAAGATGCGCCGCGGAATCGATTCCAGCGGCTAAACCGGAAACAACCGTTATGCCGCGTTTGGAAAATTCGCGTGCGAAATCAACTGCCGCCTTTATGCCGGCATTATCCGGTGATGTCGTACCAACAATGGCCGCCCCGCCACTTGAAAGCAATTGCAAGTCGCCCCTGACATACAATAACAGCGGCGGATCGGCTATTTTCCGGAGTGATTCAGGGTAAGCATCATCAAAATAGCTAATAACATCTATATTTATTGTGCTCAAATGGTTAACAATTTCACGGGCTTCAGCCAATGATTCTTGCGAATCTGTAATTTTTTGCGCCCGCTCAAGGTTGATGCCGACCATCGATGAGATATCTTCAGGATCACGCTCAAACAGATTTGCCGGCTCTCCATAGGTTATCATTAGTTGTTGGAACAATTTCGGGCCGACATGGCCATATTCTTTCAAAGCCAGGCAGACAATGGCAACGTCATCAATATTTATCATTTAAAAAAGCTCCCAATCACCAAATTTAAGACATTGAAACAAAAACGTTCAGATTAACGTTTTCATCCTTTGAAAATAACATGATAAGTTATGCTATTAAATATTGTTAATCAATTAAAAAATGGTTCGTTTCTATGGATAGCTTATCAGAACTAAATTCTAACCTATCAGTTTGATGGCGTCATGTTTACATACCTAATGCAAAATCCGGGATAAAAAACCGTATTCTCAAACAATTCTGCTTGACTTTTAAGAGGCAACACTAAACTATGTTAGTTATGAAATCCGAACAGATTAATGCTAATAAAACTAACAAACAATATGATGTTATGACGCCTACCGCTTATGTTTTCGGAGCGGTAATATTTATACTTGGAGTTGTTGGCGTTTACATGATGGTGGCAAAGCCGCATGTCAACCCGCTTCTTACTATATTTTTCTATTCTATCCCCTCCAACTGCGCAATTGCAGTGTTTCCGCACGAACCTGTTTTAATCTGGTATGGCAAGACGGTTAATCTCTGGGAATTGACAATCGCTGCTACATTGGGTACCATATTAGCCGGCTATATCGATTACAAGTTCTTTTCACCGCTTCTGAATACCCAGTTCACAGCTTCCAAGTATAAAACCAAATCATTTTACAGAAAAGCTTATAAATGGTTTTACAAGGTGCCTTTTATTGCTCTTGTCGTTGCCGGCTTTTCGCCGATACCTTTTTTCCCATTCAAGTTTATGGTTTATTCCTCTAAATATCCTTACTGGCGCTACCTTACAGCAATAGCCATCAGCCGGTTCCCCCGCTATTACCTTCTGGCTTTAGCAGGTTTTGCTTTTAAGATTCCCGACTGGATAATTTTTGGGTCTTTCTTTGTAATGCTGGGGATAGTATATTATAAAAAAGTAATCGGCTGGATTTTAAAGCCGTTTGAAATAGCATTAAAGTTTATAAAAGGCGAACGAATTATAGTTCAAAAAAATAATGTATCAGGAGATAATATGGAAAAAACTATATCAACCCCTCTGGCAATCAGGATTGCTTTACATACGGCGAAAAACATGCTGCTTAAAAGGCCGATTTGCGTTGCTCTGGAAGTAACCCATAACTGTACAGCCAACTGCAAACATTGCGATAAGGGTCCTCATGTTGAAGATAATGCTGTTGGCCCGGCTGATTATAAACGTATATGTGAGGAATTATCGCCAAGCCT
Above is a window of Candidatus Zixiibacteriota bacterium DNA encoding:
- a CDS encoding DNA-protecting protein DprA, which gives rise to MINIDDVAIVCLALKEYGHVGPKLFQQLMITYGEPANLFERDPEDISSMVGINLERAQKITDSQESLAEAREIVNHLSTINIDVISYFDDAYPESLRKIADPPLLLYVRGDLQLLSSGGAAIVGTTSPDNAGIKAAVDFAREFSKRGITVVSGLAAGIDSAAHLGCLKNNGKTIAVLGCGHLNIYPEENISLAQLITESGVVISEFNVHADAVAGRLVSRNRIIAALADVVIMAQIGDNKKGELYTARAALDQGKSVFVFDPDDIHDSETLLENMIIKIKDLGEIDEILKYSA
- a CDS encoding radical SAM protein, producing MKSEQINANKTNKQYDVMTPTAYVFGAVIFILGVVGVYMMVAKPHVNPLLTIFFYSIPSNCAIAVFPHEPVLIWYGKTVNLWELTIAATLGTILAGYIDYKFFSPLLNTQFTASKYKTKSFYRKAYKWFYKVPFIALVVAGFSPIPFFPFKFMVYSSKYPYWRYLTAIAISRFPRYYLLALAGFAFKIPDWIIFGSFFVMLGIVYYKKVIGWILKPFEIALKFIKGERIIVQKNNVSGDNMEKTISTPLAIRIALHTAKNMLLKRPICVALEVTHNCTANCKHCDKGPHVEDNAVGPADYKRICEELSPSLIQIAGGEPLKREELPDIVKALYKPNKTPFLVLITNASLLTKEKYLELREAGIRQFSISLDFPDERHDDFRRIPGLFDHLNELIPELLSFGNGDVVVNTCITRANYPYLLDIAKKTGEWGAKLNFSSYTNLRTNNNEFNLRYPEDTEKLNKIIAKMYSGNGEYDNVMTSEKVIRRYNQFYEKCYMPNCGAGYRFLIVNPDGRLTPCAMFIEERYDSRQELIEKFVKKSDCGGCYISMRANTEKSAWELLTDNLNFFKLSQKSAKKYKNEEKVLEKLEVG